The Gemmatimonadaceae bacterium DNA segment CGAACCAGCCGATGACGCCCATATCAGCCCAGCTCAGCGTCGGGTAGTTGAAGATGCTCGAATACTTCGCCGTGCCGTCCAGCAGTTGGTTGTAGAGGTCGTGGCGGTCGACGCCGAGCGTCTCGGTGCCGCAGTAGATGTACAGCCCGTGCCCAGCCTCGTCCTGCACCTTGGCGATCAGCGACATCTTCCGCCGCAGCGAGGGCGCGCGCGTGATCCAGTTGCCCTCCGGCAGCATCCCCACGATCTCCGAGTGCGCGTGCTGCGCCATCATCCGCGTCAGTTGCTTGCGGTAGCGCTCGGGCATCCAGTCCTTGGGCTCGATGCTCTCGCCGCCGGCGATGCGCGCCTCGAAGGCGGCAAGGAGGGCCGGATCCTCCTGCGGGGCAGTCGTCTGGGCCATACGCGGAATTTAGTATGTTTCCCGCTATGACGCCCCCCGCCCCCACCCCAGATGTCCGCGCCGAAGGCCGTGTCCAGGTGTCCGTCACCGACGGCATCGGCACGGTCGAGTTCTTCCACCCCAAGGGCAACTCCCTCCCGGGCATCCTGCTCCGTCAGCTCGCCGACGGCATCCGCACGCTCGGCGACGACCCAGCCGCGCGGGTGATCGTGCTGCGCTCCGGCGGCGAGGGCGCCTTCTGTGCCGGTGCCTCCTTCGACGAGTTCACCGCAGTCTCCACGCCGGCGGAGGGCAAGGAGTTCTTCCTCGGCTTCAGCCGCGTCATCCTCGCGATGATCCGCGCGCCGAAGTTCGTAATCACCCGCGTCCACGGCAGAGCCGCCGGTGGCGCGATCGGCGTCATCGCCGCCAGCGACTACTCCTTCGCCACCGAGAACGCGCAGGCTAAGCTCTCCGAACTGCAAGTGGGCATCGGGCCGTTCATCGTTGGCGTCGCCATCGAGCGGAAGCTGGGCCTCGCCCCGTTTATGAATCTCGCCGTGCACGCCGACTGGCACGACGCCGCCTGGTGCGAGCGCCACGGGCTGTACTCGCAGGTGGTGGATAATGCGCACGCGCTCGATGCCGTCGTGCACAGCCACGCCCAGCGCCTCGCGGCTGCAAACCCCGAGGCGATGGCCGAGATGAAGCGCGTGTTCTGGCGCGACACCGAGCACTGGGAGGCGCTGATGGACGATCGCGCCGCGATGAGCGGACGGATGGTCCTGAGCGACTTCACCAAGGCCGCGCTGGCAGCGTTTAAGGCACGCTAAGTTGTTGCCTGCGAACGCGCTAGCGTCATCGCAAACGTGAAGTGTTCCGCAGCGAGTCCGGTTCTTCTTGCGCCGTCAGAGAAATCCCTACATCGTCAGAACCGCATTGCATTCCCTCGGCGATGGGGGCGTCGTGCCACAAGGCGAGAATCGATCCATCGAGACGCACCTGCGCGCCGCCGTCGAGTCCGCGCCGAGCGGACTCGTGATGGCAGACGCCACGGGCCGCATCGTGCTCGTGAACCGCGAGATCGAGCGGATGTTCGGCTATTCGCGGGAGGAACTCCTCGGACAACCGATCGAGATGCTCGTCCCGATGCGCGCGCGCGCCGCGCATCCGGACTTTCGCTCCTCGTTCCTACGCGACCCGCGGGTCCGCTCGATGGGGGCTGGGCGCGACCTCTTCGGCGTGCGCAAGGACGGACTCGAGGTGCCCGTTGAGATCGGGCTGACGCCCGTTCCCACGGACGACGGGTTGTTCGTGCTGGGCGCCGTCGTCGACATCACGGCGCGCAAGCGGCTGG contains these protein-coding regions:
- a CDS encoding enoyl-CoA hydratase/isomerase family protein, which translates into the protein MTPPAPTPDVRAEGRVQVSVTDGIGTVEFFHPKGNSLPGILLRQLADGIRTLGDDPAARVIVLRSGGEGAFCAGASFDEFTAVSTPAEGKEFFLGFSRVILAMIRAPKFVITRVHGRAAGGAIGVIAASDYSFATENAQAKLSELQVGIGPFIVGVAIERKLGLAPFMNLAVHADWHDAAWCERHGLYSQVVDNAHALDAVVHSHAQRLAAANPEAMAEMKRVFWRDTEHWEALMDDRAAMSGRMVLSDFTKAALAAFKAR